One region of Syngnathus scovelli strain Florida chromosome 15, RoL_Ssco_1.2, whole genome shotgun sequence genomic DNA includes:
- the LOC125981900 gene encoding uncharacterized protein isoform X2 has protein sequence MADRFATLTATIQELFMVARDANAVPNISLDPVLGSFLSLDSAAALQHQYTSLQRSLSEGQRAALGLRLNRELPGGRVTLGGVGVVALALSLLLDHVAQQVRGNISVEAGQSPLTSPPQKIFGIAVSSRIGRIAHNYLSLIPGLANDQELMAETTEIYDNWLNLEMLDHYHRMTKKKRMSSVSMQQWLTGAAFHLHMRIHQVRLHSVPTGSAESLRLSYKTALNHLLQGYTVYLHRNIQETAASPAEHHGNGTCSSELSFNISQAKTLDQTSHDGICRTHKEGLLVIEPGRNVSHGVWHHPCESPAIQQALVTRIINAQDLEHSRSFFLHPKKVFQRLLTQEDAFELSADETGLEPFK, from the exons ATGGCTGACCGGTTTGCGACACTGACT GCCACCATCCAGGAACTCTTCATGGTGGCCCGTGACGCCAACGCGGTTCCGAACATCTCGCTGGACCCGGTCCTAGGCTCCTTCCTGTCTCTGGACTCGGCGGCCGCACTGCAGCACCAGTACACCTCGCTGCAGAGAAGTTTGAGTGAGGGGCAGAGAGCGGCGTTGGGCCTCCGCCTCAACCGAGAGCTGCCGGGCGGCAGGGTCACGCTCGGGGGCGTCGGTGTGGTCGCACTGGCTTTGTCCTTGCTGTTGGATCATGTCGCCCAACAG GTTAGAGGCAACATTTCAGTGGAGGCTGGCCAATCGCCCTTGACTAGCCCGCCCCAAAAGATTTTTGGCATTGCAGTCTCTTCACGAATCGGCCGTATTGCGCACAACTACCTGAGCCTGATCCCGGGTCTGGCCAACGACCAGGAACTGATGGCCGAGACTACGGAGATCTACGACAATTGGCTGAATCTGGAAATGTTGGACCATTATCACAGGATGACCAAGAAGAAGAGGATGAGTTCTGTGTCCATGCAGCAGTGGCTGACCGGAGCTGCGTTTCATCTTCACATGAGGATACACCAG GTTCGTCTTCATTCGGTGCCGACTGGGTCGGCAGAGTCTCTTCGTTTGTCCTACAAGACGGCATTAAACCATCTGCTGCAGGGTTACACTGTCTACCTCCACAGGAATATTCAGGAGACCGCAGCATCACCAGCAGAGCATCATGGTAACGGAACCTGCTCCAGTGAGCTCTCCTTTAACATCAGCCAAGCGAAGACTCTCGACCAGACGAGCCACGACGGCATTTGTCGAACACACAAAGAGGGCCTGCTGGTCATCGAGCCGGGCCGAAACGTCAGTCACGGCGTGTGGCATCACCCCTGCGAGTCTCCGGCCATCCAGCAAGCTCTGGTAACGCGCATCATAAACGCGCAAGACCTGGAGCACAGCAGAAGCTTTTTCCTGCACCCCAAAAAAGTCTTCCAACGACTGCTCACACAAGAGGATGCTTTTGAGCTCAGCGCAGACGAGACGGGTCTGGAACCGTTTAAGTAG
- the LOC125981900 gene encoding uncharacterized protein isoform X1, which produces MILLGPTLCLPSQATIQELFMVARDANAVPNISLDPVLGSFLSLDSAAALQHQYTSLQRSLSEGQRAALGLRLNRELPGGRVTLGGVGVVALALSLLLDHVAQQVRGNISVEAGQSPLTSPPQKIFGIAVSSRIGRIAHNYLSLIPGLANDQELMAETTEIYDNWLNLEMLDHYHRMTKKKRMSSVSMQQWLTGAAFHLHMRIHQVRLHSVPTGSAESLRLSYKTALNHLLQGYTVYLHRNIQETAASPAEHHGNGTCSSELSFNISQAKTLDQTSHDGICRTHKEGLLVIEPGRNVSHGVWHHPCESPAIQQALVTRIINAQDLEHSRSFFLHPKKVFQRLLTQEDAFELSADETGLEPFK; this is translated from the exons ATGATCCTGCTGGGCCCCACGTTGTGCCTTCCCTCGCAGGCCACCATCCAGGAACTCTTCATGGTGGCCCGTGACGCCAACGCGGTTCCGAACATCTCGCTGGACCCGGTCCTAGGCTCCTTCCTGTCTCTGGACTCGGCGGCCGCACTGCAGCACCAGTACACCTCGCTGCAGAGAAGTTTGAGTGAGGGGCAGAGAGCGGCGTTGGGCCTCCGCCTCAACCGAGAGCTGCCGGGCGGCAGGGTCACGCTCGGGGGCGTCGGTGTGGTCGCACTGGCTTTGTCCTTGCTGTTGGATCATGTCGCCCAACAG GTTAGAGGCAACATTTCAGTGGAGGCTGGCCAATCGCCCTTGACTAGCCCGCCCCAAAAGATTTTTGGCATTGCAGTCTCTTCACGAATCGGCCGTATTGCGCACAACTACCTGAGCCTGATCCCGGGTCTGGCCAACGACCAGGAACTGATGGCCGAGACTACGGAGATCTACGACAATTGGCTGAATCTGGAAATGTTGGACCATTATCACAGGATGACCAAGAAGAAGAGGATGAGTTCTGTGTCCATGCAGCAGTGGCTGACCGGAGCTGCGTTTCATCTTCACATGAGGATACACCAG GTTCGTCTTCATTCGGTGCCGACTGGGTCGGCAGAGTCTCTTCGTTTGTCCTACAAGACGGCATTAAACCATCTGCTGCAGGGTTACACTGTCTACCTCCACAGGAATATTCAGGAGACCGCAGCATCACCAGCAGAGCATCATGGTAACGGAACCTGCTCCAGTGAGCTCTCCTTTAACATCAGCCAAGCGAAGACTCTCGACCAGACGAGCCACGACGGCATTTGTCGAACACACAAAGAGGGCCTGCTGGTCATCGAGCCGGGCCGAAACGTCAGTCACGGCGTGTGGCATCACCCCTGCGAGTCTCCGGCCATCCAGCAAGCTCTGGTAACGCGCATCATAAACGCGCAAGACCTGGAGCACAGCAGAAGCTTTTTCCTGCACCCCAAAAAAGTCTTCCAACGACTGCTCACACAAGAGGATGCTTTTGAGCTCAGCGCAGACGAGACGGGTCTGGAACCGTTTAAGTAG